A stretch of the Amycolatopsis sp. BJA-103 genome encodes the following:
- a CDS encoding carbohydrate ABC transporter permease: MTVDHAKPAAVGADRPAVKRAPAPKARRRSDRDGKWWTPWFFLAPALILFVYFKFIPMITAVTMSFQDVQPYLGNQWVGGENYSTVLGDEAFHSAIWHTVVIAVGQTVGSMVIGLALALLMEGQSKRLKFLRSAAFLPVVVPIAVVAELWRIMYHPTEDGMLNSILGMVGLGPSGFINDPDTSMISVIITGIWRGAPYDMMIFLAGLAGIDRGLYEAATVDGASRWRKILHVTLPGLRSVFSILFVLAAIRGLRVFTEVFLLTNGGPNGSTEVAMTLIYKLGLEQNRLGVGAAGAVLLFLATLVLTLFVQVLRRRRDA, translated from the coding sequence ATGACCGTAGATCACGCCAAGCCGGCGGCCGTCGGCGCGGACCGTCCCGCCGTGAAGCGGGCGCCCGCGCCGAAGGCCCGCAGGCGCAGCGACCGCGACGGGAAGTGGTGGACGCCGTGGTTTTTCCTGGCCCCCGCCCTGATCCTGTTCGTGTACTTCAAGTTCATCCCGATGATCACCGCGGTGACGATGTCCTTCCAGGACGTCCAGCCGTACCTGGGCAACCAGTGGGTCGGCGGGGAGAACTACAGCACCGTCCTCGGTGACGAGGCGTTCCACTCCGCGATCTGGCACACCGTCGTGATCGCGGTCGGGCAGACCGTGGGGTCGATGGTCATCGGCCTCGCGCTCGCCCTGCTGATGGAGGGCCAGAGCAAGCGGCTGAAGTTCCTGCGGTCGGCGGCGTTCCTGCCGGTGGTCGTGCCGATCGCGGTGGTCGCCGAACTCTGGCGGATCATGTACCACCCGACCGAGGACGGGATGCTCAACTCCATCCTCGGCATGGTCGGGCTGGGGCCGTCGGGCTTCATCAACGATCCCGACACCTCGATGATCTCGGTCATCATCACCGGGATCTGGCGCGGCGCCCCGTACGACATGATGATCTTCCTCGCGGGCCTGGCCGGGATCGACCGGGGGCTCTACGAAGCGGCCACTGTGGACGGTGCCTCTCGCTGGCGCAAGATCCTCCACGTCACGCTGCCGGGTCTGCGGTCGGTGTTCTCGATCCTGTTCGTCCTCGCGGCAATCCGCGGCCTGCGGGTGTTCACCGAGGTGTTCCTGCTGACCAACGGCGGGCCGAACGGCTCGACCGAGGTGGCGATGACCTTGATCTACAAACTCGGACTGGAACAGAACCGGCTGGGCGTCGGCGCGGCGGGAGCGGTCCTGCTGTTCCTCGCGACGCTCGTGCTGACCCTGTTCGTCCAGGTGCTCCGACGGAGGCGAGACGCATGA
- a CDS encoding carbohydrate ABC transporter permease: MTAANDSALGLDAVKSPGGRILKYAVYALLLIVFAGPLLALLVSAFSDVSDPTALSVIPSSPTLDNFGIAFDHGVGLYLLNSFLVVGFGLLLQVVISVLAGYALARKKFRFMTFVLVAILATLMLPEEILAIPLSLILSDLPVVHINLIGSLAGMIVPLGAWAFSILVMTEFMKDVPRELEEAARIDGAGDLRIFAQIILPMCKPALGVIGVFGFTMIWDQYLLPMLVSSDASTYTLPLALRTLRIDADVTPGVIMAASLLALLPSVAAFLFFQRSFVRGLASGALKG, from the coding sequence ATGACCGCGGCCAACGATTCGGCACTCGGCCTCGACGCCGTCAAGTCGCCGGGCGGACGGATCCTGAAGTACGCCGTGTACGCCCTGCTGCTGATCGTGTTCGCCGGTCCGCTGCTGGCGCTGCTGGTCAGCGCGTTCAGCGACGTGTCCGACCCGACGGCGCTGAGCGTCATCCCGTCGAGCCCCACCCTGGACAACTTCGGCATCGCGTTCGACCACGGCGTCGGGCTGTACCTGCTCAACTCGTTCCTGGTGGTCGGCTTCGGCCTGCTGCTGCAGGTCGTCATCTCGGTGCTGGCCGGATACGCGCTGGCACGCAAGAAGTTCCGCTTCATGACGTTCGTGCTGGTCGCGATCCTGGCGACGCTGATGCTGCCGGAGGAGATCCTCGCGATCCCGCTGTCGCTGATCCTGTCGGATCTGCCGGTGGTGCACATCAACCTGATCGGCAGCCTCGCCGGGATGATCGTGCCGCTCGGCGCGTGGGCCTTCTCGATCCTAGTGATGACCGAGTTCATGAAGGACGTCCCCCGCGAACTCGAAGAGGCCGCGCGGATCGACGGCGCCGGGGACCTGCGGATCTTCGCGCAGATCATCCTGCCGATGTGCAAGCCCGCGCTCGGCGTGATCGGGGTCTTCGGCTTCACGATGATCTGGGACCAGTACCTGCTGCCGATGCTGGTCTCGTCCGACGCCTCGACCTACACGCTGCCGCTGGCCCTGCGCACGCTGCGCATCGACGCGGACGTGACGCCCGGCGTGATCATGGCGGCGTCGCTGCTGGCGCTGCTGCCCTCGGTCGCCGCGTTCCTGTTCTTCCAGCGTTCGTTCGTCCGCGGCCTCGCCTCGGGCGCGCTGAAGGGCTGA